Genomic segment of Apostichopus japonicus isolate 1M-3 chromosome 8, ASM3797524v1, whole genome shotgun sequence:
gattttgtttattttttgaaGAGAAGAAAACTCTATCACAGGAAACCAATATCACTTCCCGCATGGTCACTTGCTACATTATAATAGCAAACACGTGCTTATGTTTGTACAGTTACTATAGAAAGATATGAGTAATGATGGCCTTGTATGAAATATTCATAAGACTCTTAATGTGTAGATAGTTACTATTGGTAACCGGTAGCATGTAATGCAACCTGGATCGATAAATTGAAGGTCACTTTTGACGCTTCAGTATTTCTTCTGGAATTGAATGCGGCATGatttgttgttgtaatgttTGATTATTTTACTGGtataattaaacattaaacgaaaacaatgattttgaaaaagaaaatgtcattttttaaaaattggttATACACGATGTCTATATCATTTCGTTTGAGACAGTGTAGAAAGATAAACATCTTCTAAATCATGGTGGTGCATCAATGAAAGTGGATGGAAAGCCTAGCCTATAGCGCATGTATCATTACGCCAGCAGCTCAGAACCACACAATAATCGATGCAAGAAGAAATGAAAGCTTTACAAgctttatggcctcaaataacatgacTATAATAAATCAACGAGCCAAGAGCATATAATGttaaatatcatcatcattgaACATTGTGTTGTTTACAGAAGGAataaacaacgtttttttcatAATCTTTTATTTCTCAGGCTGGTTTTGGGATGAAAGAAGAACTAATTTTGGAAGACAGCCCCTTTATCGATGCCATCGAGACTTCCCTCAAGGGAATGCTCAACAAATATCAAAAACCTATGGATTGGGTTTGTTAATTATTCTGTTGTATAAATCAATTTGTATAAGTCAATATTGTAGGAAGTGTTTCTTAACTTTTGCTTCTACTCATCTGCACCTCTTGCTGTATTTGAAGAAAATGCACCCCTTTACCAGCGAAATGGATTCGTGCTTTGCACATAAACTTGTTGTTTAACGAGATAGCTGCGCACCGCTGGATTTACATATTGCCGCCTCATGTAAAAGAACAGCTGGCGTAAAATGTATTCCAACTATTGTGTATAAACTATCGCATAGCGTTTCATTACGTAAAGATCATACGTCATATCATCCTACAGCGTAACGTATTTGTACGTTCGTTACCACGGCAGTTGCGTATTACGACAGTGATTTATAGAAGctctcctatatatatatatatatatatatatatatatatatatatatatatatatatatatatatatatatatatatatatatatatatcagatgtatatatatatatatatatatatatatatatatcagatgtATATGtaaagttggttggttggcgtctatcttagCGCAAAGTGCTCTAtatccggtggacagagcgaaatatatgttgagactagtggaacactagtagtgtAACAAGTatttacaactactagtgttctaCTAGTCTAGTCACCGCTGGATTTACATATTGCCGCCTCATGTAAAAGAACAGCTGGCGTAAAATGTATTCCAACTATTGTGTATAAACTATCGCATAGCGTTTCATTACGTAAAGATCATACGTCATATCATCCTACAGCGTAACGTATTTGTACGTTCGTTACCACGGCAGTTGCGTATTACGACAGTGATTTATAGAAGctctcctatatatatatatatatatatatatatatatatatatatatatatatatatatatatatatatatatatatatatatatatatatatatatatatatatatatatatatatatatatatatatatatatcagatgtATATGtaaagttggttggttggcgtctatcttagCGCAAAGTGCTCTAtatccggtggacagagcgaaatatatgttgagactagtggaacactagtagtgtAACAAGTATTTACAACTACTAGTGCTctactagtctcaactagtctcaacatatatatatatatatatatatatatatatatatatatatatacatacatctatacAGCAATCTTTACCTTCATCATTAAGTGATCACACGTAGACAATCCTTTTGCATCTCTCCTCAATTCAGATGAGTCCACGCAATTGGAAATATCATGAAGAGATTCGGAAATCCGTGAGATTCCTCCGTAACTTTGGCAGAGATACCATCGCAAAAAGTCGAGAGGAACAATACAAAGGAGAAGCCCAGACTAACAACGTTCTGAGCAAAATTCTCAAATATTTTGACATCAGCAAAGAGGATTTTGATATGGAATCGATGGTGGATGAATTCTTGACATTTTTCGTCGCCGGTAAGTGTCTCTTTGCGTTTTTATAGTTAAGAACGAAATCATTATGACGGACATAATACGAATATAGTCAGACACCCGACGTGTTTTTCAGGGGCGGTAGATGAGGGTTAACTCTGTGGAGGTTGAGGAGAGAAGAAATCTTCCGGAGAGGCACTGGCACATGTGACTTTATTTTGCCGGGGCACACTATAAAAGTACATCAACCCTTATCGATAAAATGAAATGCTCTGTATTCCTCCAATTCCATTATTCGTAACTCtcacctacccctccccccccccccccccagaaaaaaattggCGTAACTATAAAAGTGGACAAACAACAGTTATTTTATTCACAAAACGGACTTAAAACTTATGAAAGGGCATCTTCAGATTTTGGTGATTGGtgatatttatgattatttatttaatcGGTGAAATTCTGCTTTGATAAAGCTAATGCCAAATTCTGTCCGACAATTCTGTCAACCTATCtacacctctctctctctctccctctttaTTACATGTTAGGACAAGAGACGACTAGCAATATGCTAGGCTTTACCCTTCTTGAGTTAGGAAGGCGACCGGAAATTGCAAAGAAGTAAGTCCTCTTTAATTTACCCTAAATGGATAAGATCCCGTTGATGCtatatttagtttagtttagagacccaaggatcaagaAGCCTTACAAAAGCTTATTCGAGACACTGTCCGTTTACCGAGCATATTTATTTAGTACCGCAAAGATTAAACACACAGGTCTTTTATCAATATGACATAACGTAAAAATCATACGAAGATGGATATAATCTAACAAAGACAATGTAAAGTATCCGCCGTGCCCTAATTCTTCATTGAATAAACTTTACCAAAAAATTCATATATTCTATAAAACAGTCAACTGCGATTTTTACGGGATTAAACATGACTCCTTTAATCCTTTGTTTTGAAGAGTTCTACTTTCCTGCATTGTATAACTCTCAACTATATGTTCATatataaaacatttataatTGTCAAATTCAACTGAATTGAGCGGAATAATTTGgtaacccaaaataaatatttcaaaatttaaaaaaaataaacctcGAAGGTGATCTGAAAAGAGTTATAGAAGTTTAAACATGACAcaagttttattattttttatcttaatCGTAGTCGAGTTGGCTGTTaccattatttattatttaaatacaaattttccCCCTAGAGTACAAGAAGAGGTCGATTCTATCGTTGGCGACAAAGAATTCGTGGAATATCAAGATGTTATGAAGATGGAATACACATTACTGGTGAGAATGAATGTTGACAAAATTATACCGTTGACGAATGCATATATCACATTTACATATCAGTGTGGTTGTTGTTAACTGAATCGAGAGAATTTCAAATTCTATATAGCCCAAAGCTATGTTGATTTATCTTTGCAGGTTTTGAAGGAATCCTTGCGTCTTTATCCCCCAGGTGCCGCAACAGCCAGGGAATGTGCCCACGATCTGGATGTGTGTGGATATCACGTCTCCGCTGGAACCAGTTGCCAGGTATTTACTGGTCTAATTAAtcacgaaatatatatataaaggtgaGGCTGATGACCTTTTCAGGTACTTTGTACGCTATGAAAAGGGCATAGAACCCGTGGGGGATATGTCCCCCACACTTTTGAGCTATGGGGGACGTAACACATAATATCCCGCCCACTTTTCAGGCCTCTAAGACAGgtaataatacaaataatcaGAAATGAATGGTAAGTCGTTATATTCGGTACTGGCAATATCGTCCAATGTCTCACGAAATACTGCTAATGTGACAGAGGCTTGTGTTGATGACGGTCACTAGAGTACATTGAAACTGATTTGACAAGAGTGAAAACTCATTATGTGGAAACTCAAATATTCAGTGCTAACGCGCCCCATATAGCGTTATTATAAAAAGAATACGGATATCCGGGCATTGATAACAGCAACGAATGCGTTCTAGTATTACATTATTCTGCTTCCCATGTGACATCATCTTCGATTGATCCGAGTGGtatcgtcccccccccccccccttcataaaAGCTTACTACGCCCATGCACTATAAACGGATACATAACACTTCTAAAAATGAAATTCCATTACATCATgaaattaacaattaaaaattGGGTGATATTACGCGTTAGCTTTGTTTGTTTAGGGACGGAGAAGGGGTGAGAGGGAGTGTGTGTGGATGGTTGATGGGGAGGATCAGGCGCACTTCTTCGTTGATATAGCCTTATATACTAAGTAAGTCCCTGCTTTAGTAACCTAAGGCTTGATAAGAGTTAGCCGTTGACAGATGGAATTCTTTCTTTGTTAGTTAATGTTTTTCAATGAGACCAACGTCCATTCAGATTGATTCTAATTGATATCTTAATCAATCTATGTGATTGAAATTGCTAGCCGCGAACTCAAAGGGTTTCAATCTTAAGAGTTTTTCAATCCTTAGGTTTGATATGCATAGGCTACACTGAATTTTGCTTGTTATTTTCCTCCACATGTGAAGATGTCTCCTTATGTAATGTCCAGAATGGAACAGTATTTCAAAAATCCTTTGGAGTTTGATCCCGAGCGGTTCCTCAGAGATGAAGACAAGTAAGTATACAGACAGTGAGGTTAATCATGAGGTTATGGGTGGAGGGGGGAACCCCCAGGACACCCACCCCTATCGGCCTCACTCCATCTTCACAAAACAATAatttacaataattatgacTGATTGTTTTCATACTGAGCAGCAGTAATAATTACTTCGtttcatatttgtttgtatttgaagCATACTTCACATGTATATAGTAAAATGAACGGTTtccttatatttcttttaaagcCCTTTGTACGCCTACTTTCCATTTTCTCTCGGCGCTCGGTCCTGCATTGGACAACAGTTTGCTTTGGTAAGTTCACTGTAGAATGTTTCTGATGTTTTTTCCTGTAaacatcccccacccccaccccttcctcttACCCCGATCCCGTTAATTTCATTACGAGCGAGCCTTAAAGAGATTCTGTTCATCaactaaaaaaagaaatacGAAATGGTGATAACGACGACGGCGACAACCTGATAATAACGGTCGACGACGAACACCTGATCATAACTATTGACGACGACAACTTGAAAATAACTATTGACGACGACAACCTGATGATAACTATGCACGATGAAACCTGATCATAACTATTGACGAGGACAACCTGAAAATAACTATTGACGACGAAATCCTGATAATAACTGTTGACGACGACAACCTGATAATAACTATTGACGACGACAACCTGATAATAACTATTGACGACGAAAACCTGATTATAACTATTGACGACGACAACCTGATCATAACTATTGACGACGACAACATGATAATAACTATTGACGATGAAATCCTAATAATAACTAATGACGACGACAACCTGATAATATCTGTTGACGACGACAACCTGAAAATAACTATTGACGACGAAAACCTGATTATAACTATTGACGACGACAACCTGATCATAACTATTGACGACGACAACATGATAATAACTATTGACGACGAAATCCTGATAATAACTAATGACGACGACAACATGATAATATCTGTTGACGACGACAACCTGAAAATAACTATTGACGACGAAAACCTGATTATAACTATTGACGACGACAACCTGATCATAACTATTGACGACGACAACATGATAATAACTATTGACGACGAAATCCTGATAATAACTAATGACGACGACAACATGATAATTACTGTTGACGACGACAAACTGGTAATAACTATTTCGTAAAGCTTAGGAACTAACTGTTTCAATTTGTATGCCTTCTTATCTATAATAATTAACGTTGTAGTGTGGATATTTGCATTGATGGTTCTTTTCAGAAGATCTACCGCATATGAACTTGTAGCAAGTAACTATCATGTGGAGAAAGTTATCAATATGTTAgtctgtttgtgtgtgtgtgtgtatatgtactTTGCATTTTTAACCAAcacattttactttatttttttataatgccTTATAGATCGAAGCTCGTGTGGTTCTCGCCAAGTTATTCCaaaattttaccttcaagttagaTCAAACTCAGAGTTTTGGAATTGTTGATCAACTGACTTTGACACCGGAAGGTCTATGTACTAACTTCATCTATACGAGGAAAATGGCTGCTTAAACACGAGAGTATGTCAAGTTTGACTAAACAAGAGGAATACTCGTATATATGCGATATACAAGATGTAAACAGGTATCACCactaacaaataaacaaatgatgataaaatcaCATGTTATTAGCGTCAAACGGTCATCGTACATTGGTAGGGTAACATGAAATGGAGGAGAGGGAgttgtgggagggagggaggaattTTGATCATAATAGTGTATgcctatatatttaattatttattatgaagGACTATTGTAATGCGGAGGAAATGGAGGGTCGTGCAAATGGTATGACTGGGGGAGAAAGAAGACATGGCTTATAATAGTGTGATGTTATCACAACATGAATAGGCCCATAATATTTAAAGGTAATTATTGTAGTTTTTCAAGGTATTCTTGCTAAGGCACTCATTACAAGACAATGTAACCCATAACATGACAATGTCACTCAttacatgaaaatgtaactCATTACATGACAATGTAACTCATTACAAGACAATGTAATTCATTGCAAGACAATGTAACTCACTACGAGACAATGTAACTCATTACATGACTGGATATCTTATTACATGACAATGTAATTCACTGCAAGACAATGTAACTCATTACATGACTGGATATCTCATTACATGACAATGTAACTCATTACATGACAATGTAACTCACCCAAAGACAATGTAACTCATTACATGTCAATGTAACTTATTACAAGACAATGGAACTCATTACATGACTGGATATCTCATTACATGACAATATAACTCATTACATGGCAATGTAACTCAACCGAAGACAATGTAACTCATTACATGACTGGATATCTAATTACATGACAATGTAACTCATTAGAAGACAATGTAACTCACTACAAGACAATGTAACTCATTTCATGACTGGATATCTCAATACATGACAATGTAACTCATTACATGACAACGTAACTCATTTCATGACTGGATATCTCATTACATGACAATATAACTCATTACATGGCAATGTAACTCAACCGAAGACAATGTAACTCATTACATGACTGGATATCTAATTACATGACAATGTAACTCATTAGAAGACAATGTAACTCACTACAAGACAATGTAACTCATTTCATGACTGGATATCTCAATACATGACAATGTAACTCATTACATGACAACATAAC
This window contains:
- the LOC139971796 gene encoding cholesterol 24-hydroxylase-like; this translates as MMLSLELFVYALLVLLTLITGVFVWFCVNIYLRHAQYGHLPGPKRSSFFSGNLDVILVGIVEKRLPYAHVMWEMQQEYGPVFVLYLFNQVLVYICHPDTVKTLLMNTEHTKPAMYDVLYDLYGIRFLGNGLLSERDHSKWNARRKMINPAFHRKQLIDYIGHFNTSSDKLVVKFKQDADTDKPVQLMDGLRRTTLDGIAKAGFGMKEELILEDSPFIDAIETSLKGMLNKYQKPMDWMSPRNWKYHEEIRKSVRFLRNFGRDTIAKSREEQYKGEAQTNNVLSKILKYFDISKEDFDMESMVDEFLTFFVAGQETTSNMLGFTLLELGRRPEIAKKVQEEVDSIVGDKEFVEYQDVMKMEYTLLVLKESLRLYPPGAATARECAHDLDVCGYHVSAGTSCQMSPYVMSRMEQYFKNPLEFDPERFLRDEDNPLYAYFPFSLGARSCIGQQFALIEARVVLAKLFQNFTFKLDQTQSFGIVDQLTLTPEGLCTNFIYTRKMAA